The Chryseobacterium sp. G0186 genome includes the window TAAAAATAAGCGCAACGCTATTGTCTAACTTCTAGCATCTAGCATCTAATATCTATACAACAATGATTCAATTAAAAACAATAGACGAACTGCGTCTGATGAAGGAGAGCGCCCGATTGGTTTCTAAAACATTGGGAATGTTGGCAAAGGAAATAAAACCGGGAATTACCACAATATACTTAGATAAATTAGCCCATGATTTCATTAAAGATCATGGAGCTGAACCTGCATTCCTAGGATATGGAGGGTTCCCAAACTCTTTGTGTATTTCTCCGAACGATCAGGTAGTTCATGGATTTCCAAATAATGACATCGTAAAAGAAGGAGACGTTCTTTCTGTAGACTGTGGGGTAATCCTTAACGGTTTTGTAGGTGATCATGCCTATACTTTTGAAATCGGTGAAGTAAAGCCGGAGGTAAAAAAACTATTAAAGATTGCCAAGGAGTCTCTTTACAAAGGAATTGAGCAATGTATCAGAGGAAAAAGAATTGGAGACATCTCCAATGCGATCCAGAAACATTGTGAAAAAGAAGGATATGGAGTAGTAAAAGAGCTTGTAGGACATGGCTTAGGAAGAAAAATGCATGAAGATCCTCAGGTTCCAAACTATGGGAAGCAAGGAAGTGGTAAGGTAATCAAGGACGGTTTGGCAATTGCCATCGAGCCTATGATCAACCTTGGAACTGAAAAAGTGAAATTCCATAATGATGGGTGGACCGTAACGACTTTAGATAATCTGCCGTCTGCACACTTTGAGCATGATGTAGCAGTAATCAATGGGAAACCGGTATTGCTTTCAACATTTGATTATGTATATGAAGCATTAGGTATTGTAAGTGATGAAGAAAAGCCTTTCCAACTGGATTTTTAATGAAGAAGGTAACGAAGCTTTTACTGAATAAAATTCCACGCCCGATGCTGATTAAAATGAGTATCTGGGCAAGACCACTTATTTATCAGTTTTTTAAAGGAGATCAGTTCTTTGATCCCATTGATGGAAGATCATACCGGAAGTTCCTGCCTTATGGGTATGGAAAACAGAGGGAAAATGCCCTTTCTCCAGGAACACTGAGCTTAGAAAGACATCGTCAGATGTGGTTGTATCTTCAGAATGAAACCGAGTTCTTCATTAAAAGCTATAAAGTTCTGCATATTGCTCCTGAGCAGGAATTTTTAAGGAAATTCAAAAGGATGAGTAATCTGAACTATATTTCTGCAGATTTATATTCTCCCATTGTAGATGTGAAAGCGGATATTCTGGATCTTCCTTTCGAGAATGAAAGCTTTGATATTATTTTCTGTAACCACGTCCTGGAACATATTGAAGATGATGCCAAGGCGATCAGCGAATTATATAGGGTAATGAAGCCAGGCGGATGGGGAATCTTTCAGGTTCCGATGAAAAATTCACTGGAAAAAACCTATGAGGATTTTACCATTAAAGATCCGAAAGAACGTCAGAAGCACTTTGGACAGTATGACCATGTTCGTTGGTACGGGATGGATTATTTCGAACGTTTAAGGAAAGCAGGCTTTGAAACAGAACCTAATTTCTATTCACAGAAATTTTCAGAAGAAGAAATAAAAAGATATGGGCTAAGAAGCAACGAGATTCTTCCTATAGTTTACAAAAAATAATAAAGCCAACGAAGCTGATAAAGTTTAGGGTGACTAGTCCTGAAAATCTGATACAGATTATAGGACAAAAATAAATAATTAAACCAGAGCAAATTTTCTTTTGCTTTGGTTTTTATTTTTATAAGTTCTCATTTTAATTTTTGTCTGTTTATGCATTTGATTTGGGGTTAGATAATAATTTGAAAAATGAGGACGTAGATTATTATAGGTTTCAATGGATTCATCCACTAATTTTCTTCTTAACGCATTGTTTATATGATGTCTATCAATATTAAATTCATGCTTTAAAATACCATTTATCCTCTCTGCTATTGCATTTTCATAAGGATCTGAGTTTTGTGTCATGCTGCATTTTAATTGATGTTTTTGCAAGACTTTCTGATATTCATTCGAGCAGTATTGTAAGCCACGATCAGAATGATGAATTAATGGGCCTACCATACCTTTGTGTTTCTTTAAAGCTCTTTTCAATGCGATAAGACTACTTTCTGTATTTAAATTATCTGCTACAAAATGTCCCACTATTTTCTTGGAATAAGCATCCGTTATTAAGCTTAAATAGCTTGGGCTTTTTCTGTCCCCTATGTAAGTAATATCAGCAACCCAAACCTGGTTGGGTTTTGTGATCTGATAGTCCAGAATCAAATTTTTATGCTTTCTGAAGCGATGATGGGAGTTGGTCGTAACATGGTAATTTTTCCTGGGGACAATCAATAAATGATTCGCTCTTAGGATGTCAAAGAATTTATCTCTTCCTACTTTGATAGAACCTAGGGATTCTTTTAAAATAAAATATAGTTTTCTGCCTCCTAATCGGGGCATTTTAATACGAACACACTCTACCAGTTCTACAACCTCTGAAGCCCTATTCCTACAAACTTCTGTACGCTTGATACTTCTATAATAGATTTGTCTATTTAACCCTAACAATCCACAAGTAAAAATCAAAGTTTCTTTTTCCTTACTGCGGAAGTCATCGATTGTTCGGGTGGTGAGTTTTTTCGAATATCAATGCGATATTCTTTCTCTGCAAGATCAATCATCATATCAAAAAATATAGCTTTTTTATCAGCAATATAAGCCTGTTTTTCCAAGAAGGCTTTCTGTTTTTCAAGAAGCTTAACTTCAGCTTCCAATTCCATAATACGTTGTTCAGGTGTCTTTTCCATGGCATAAGGTCTTTGGTTTTCCCAATCAAAGTTACCATATTTTCTGAGCCAATTTAAAATAGTCCCGTGGGATTGTATACCATATTTCTTGCGACAAGTACTAATGGTCGATTCACCAGATTCAACTTCTTTTACTATTTGAAGTTTTAAACTTAAACTGTAATCTTTCTGTGTACGCTTGATGTACACTGACCTTAATTGTTCTTCCATAACGTTTTGTTTTTGTGTATCGCTATTTCAGGACTAGACAGGGCTTACAAAATAAAACCGTCTTCATAACGAAGGCGGTTTTATATTTAAACTAGATAGAAATTATTGTTTGGTTCCTAGTCTTAATGAGAAGAAACCGCTTTTAATCCAATTACAGAGGCAATTAAGGTTACGATAAAAAATACTCTCCAGAAGCTTACCGGATCCTTAAAGAAGAAAATTCCCATCAAGACAGTTCCTACTGCCCCGATTCCTGTCCACACGGCATAGGCAGTACCGATAGGAAGTGTTTGAGTCGCTTTAATAAGCAAAAGCATGCTTATAGTCATCGTTATCAGAAAGCCGGTATACCAAAGGTACATCTCTGTTCCTGATGTTTCCTTTGCTTTCCCTAAACATGAGGCGAAGGCAACTTCAAATAATCCTGCGATAACTAATAGTATCCAATTCATATTGTAAATTTTTCTACTGCAAATTTCAGAATTTGGGAGGAGAAAAAACTTTACAATTGTTAAAAAATGCATTTTCCGATAAGAGAGTGAGAATTTGGAAGAGGCCAGCTTCTTTTTCCCAATAGCCTTTACCAATAAATATGCGTTCCCAATTATTTTATCTCTGCCCGGATTCTGCTCAGGCTTACTTGTGTAATTCCGAGGTAAGACGCAATATGACCGAGCTGAACCCTTTTTAATAAATCAGGTTGGTACGATATAATATCTTTGTATCGTTCCAAAGAGGTTTTAAACTGTCTGGAAATAATCAGTTCTTCAGATTTTATCATTTCAATTTCTGCCAGTTTTCTTCCCCAATTGGCAATATGAATATCTTCATTAAACAGTTTTTTTAGGTGGGCCGTTTCCAGTCTGTACAAGTCACAGTCTTCAAGCAGTTCAATGCTTTCATATCCGGGTTTATCTTCCACATAGCTTTTCATGGAAAGAATACACTGGCCTTCACTTCCAAACCAGAATGTAATATCATTATCTGACGTTGAGGAATAGGCACGGGCAATTCCTTTACGGATAAAATAAAGGTACGGAATCACCTTGTCGGCTTCCATCAGGCAGTAGCCTTTAGGGTAAGAGACTTCAGTGATATATTCCTTCAAGCTGTTTTTGGAAGCTTCAGGGAGGATATAAATAGGATCAAGAATCTGGTCTATATTCATAAAGATGAATTCTAATATTCAAAAATATCAGTTTTAGGCAATGCAATACAAAATTATGGTATAGTTTTTAAGATAATTTTTTTAAAACAAAACAATCATAACTCTAAAAATTATGAA containing:
- a CDS encoding class I SAM-dependent methyltransferase; translated protein: MKKVTKLLLNKIPRPMLIKMSIWARPLIYQFFKGDQFFDPIDGRSYRKFLPYGYGKQRENALSPGTLSLERHRQMWLYLQNETEFFIKSYKVLHIAPEQEFLRKFKRMSNLNYISADLYSPIVDVKADILDLPFENESFDIIFCNHVLEHIEDDAKAISELYRVMKPGGWGIFQVPMKNSLEKTYEDFTIKDPKERQKHFGQYDHVRWYGMDYFERLRKAGFETEPNFYSQKFSEEEIKRYGLRSNEILPIVYKK
- a CDS encoding DMT family transporter — protein: MNWILLVIAGLFEVAFASCLGKAKETSGTEMYLWYTGFLITMTISMLLLIKATQTLPIGTAYAVWTGIGAVGTVLMGIFFFKDPVSFWRVFFIVTLIASVIGLKAVSSH
- a CDS encoding Crp/Fnr family transcriptional regulator; translation: MNIDQILDPIYILPEASKNSLKEYITEVSYPKGYCLMEADKVIPYLYFIRKGIARAYSSTSDNDITFWFGSEGQCILSMKSYVEDKPGYESIELLEDCDLYRLETAHLKKLFNEDIHIANWGRKLAEIEMIKSEELIISRQFKTSLERYKDIISYQPDLLKRVQLGHIASYLGITQVSLSRIRAEIK
- a CDS encoding transposase, producing the protein MEEQLRSVYIKRTQKDYSLSLKLQIVKEVESGESTISTCRKKYGIQSHGTILNWLRKYGNFDWENQRPYAMEKTPEQRIMELEAEVKLLEKQKAFLEKQAYIADKKAIFFDMMIDLAEKEYRIDIRKNSPPEQSMTSAVRKKKL
- the map gene encoding type I methionyl aminopeptidase — protein: MIQLKTIDELRLMKESARLVSKTLGMLAKEIKPGITTIYLDKLAHDFIKDHGAEPAFLGYGGFPNSLCISPNDQVVHGFPNNDIVKEGDVLSVDCGVILNGFVGDHAYTFEIGEVKPEVKKLLKIAKESLYKGIEQCIRGKRIGDISNAIQKHCEKEGYGVVKELVGHGLGRKMHEDPQVPNYGKQGSGKVIKDGLAIAIEPMINLGTEKVKFHNDGWTVTTLDNLPSAHFEHDVAVINGKPVLLSTFDYVYEALGIVSDEEKPFQLDF
- a CDS encoding IS3 family transposase, whose amino-acid sequence is MIFTCGLLGLNRQIYYRSIKRTEVCRNRASEVVELVECVRIKMPRLGGRKLYFILKESLGSIKVGRDKFFDILRANHLLIVPRKNYHVTTNSHHRFRKHKNLILDYQITKPNQVWVADITYIGDRKSPSYLSLITDAYSKKIVGHFVADNLNTESSLIALKRALKKHKGMVGPLIHHSDRGLQYCSNEYQKVLQKHQLKCSMTQNSDPYENAIAERINGILKHEFNIDRHHINNALRRKLVDESIETYNNLRPHFSNYYLTPNQMHKQTKIKMRTYKNKNQSKRKFALV